The Ornithorhynchus anatinus isolate Pmale09 chromosome X5, mOrnAna1.pri.v4, whole genome shotgun sequence nucleotide sequence CCACTCCCGCTTGGGTCAGAGacctcccccacccgccctccccggTCTCTGGGCCGAgaggccccctctcctccctccccatccccgtccctgGGCTGAGAGGCCTCCATGTGGGGCTTCGAGAAGGCCCCGGGCCGGCAGGTGGGTGAGGAAGGGCGCCTCGGCCCGGGATGCCAATCAAAGCCCGGGAGGGGGCCCtgacggggagggcggggcctggtGCAGGCGGGCGGGGCCTGGTGCAGGCGGGCGGGGCCTGGTGCAGGCGGGCGGGACCGCGAGGGATGCGGGCGTGGCCTGGCCTTGGCCCCGCCCCGGGGAGGTTCCTCCggctccctccgcccgcccccgccgcatCCCTCGCCGCATCCGGTCTCGGCGGCCCCTGCCCGGACCCCCCGAGGAGGCCCAGACGCTCGCGGGCGCCCAGCGGGGGCCCCGctccgcgcccccggccccgctctgcGGGGGTCGGGCCCCCCCTGAGCTCGGGgggagccccgggccccgcctcgcCGGGCGGGTTGACCTCGGGATTCCCCGCCGGCTCCGGGGCCCGCAGCCGCCCCGTCCCGGCCGCATCCCCGGGGGCgcgggggtccggccgggggaCACATCCGGaggggcgcccccggccccccggcgccgTCGGAGGGGGCGGAGGACAGTCTGGGGAGCCGCCACGCCGACCCTCGGAGCTGCTGACCGGGACCCCGCCGACCAGGtggcccgggaccccccgcctCCGGAGGCGGCCACCTCCGTCCACACCCTGACGCCCCCCGCGACCGGAGAGAAGGTCCCGGAGTTTGGAGGTCACCGGCCCtcgcctcctgccctcccccagctgAAGAATCGGGCTTCTCGGGAACGTTGGGATTTGGAGGGGCccgtccctccgcccctccgcccggggccgcccccatGTTCCTGCGGCGTTTGGCCGGCTGGCTGCCCCGGCCCTGGGGCCGCCAGAAAGCGGGggacccccccgggcccgcccccggccccgggcccgaccTCCCGAGGCCCGAGAGCTCCCCGGAGAATTCCGGGAGCGAGTGGGACAGCGCCCCGGAGACGGCGGGCGACGGGGAggaccccgggccccccgggcctccccgggcccgcGACGGGTTGGGGGTCCCCCCCGTGCAGCCGGGCCGCCGGCAGAGGCTGCTGGGCTGGATCCGGAGCCGCCGGGCCGGGGAGCTGGGGGGCGGCCCCCAGTTCTCGGGGAGCCTGAGCCCCGCCGAGCGGCTCCGCATCTGCCCCAACCTGACCCGCCACCTCCTGGACCTGCTGCTGTCGGCCCTGCTGGCCCTC carries:
- the CX5H6orf47 gene encoding uncharacterized protein C6orf47 homolog, translated to MFLRRLAGWLPRPWGRQKAGDPPGPAPGPGPDLPRPESSPENSGSEWDSAPETAGDGEDPGPPGPPRARDGLGVPPVQPGRRQRLLGWIRSRRAGELGGGPQFSGSLSPAERLRICPNLTRHLLDLLLSALLALSSPPLRVLLEALGFRGPAGLWLHGLLSFVLALHALHALLALLTAYPVHFACLFGLLQGLVLAVSLREEEEEEEEAASAPREAGDGSREAWPDGEDEEEEDVEGTPAL